A genomic segment from Micromonospora echinaurantiaca encodes:
- a CDS encoding glycine-rich domain-containing protein — protein MDQALAILAACATATDPLGPSDLVDIGWHTVILHTREYADSCQRIAGRFIHHQPEPTPDDPPSRSEPIGAPISRATAAIVAAGLALDHGLWGGPAADCTSKCTQCHAGCTDSPTR, from the coding sequence ATGGATCAAGCGCTCGCCATCCTCGCCGCCTGCGCCACCGCCACCGATCCGCTCGGCCCGAGCGACCTGGTCGACATCGGCTGGCACACCGTCATCCTGCACACCCGCGAGTACGCCGACTCCTGTCAGCGCATCGCCGGCCGGTTCATCCACCATCAGCCCGAGCCCACGCCCGATGACCCGCCCTCTCGATCCGAGCCGATCGGCGCTCCGATCTCCCGGGCGACTGCCGCCATCGTCGCCGCCGGTTTAGCTCTTGACCACGGGCTGTGGGGCGGCCCGGCCGCCGACTGCACCTCGAAGTGCACCCAGTGCCACGCCGGTTGCACCGACAGCCCCACGCGATAG
- a CDS encoding GNAT family N-acetyltransferase: MQEDWQLRHHTAEESRELVGQLVDVYLDAHADDGPLYNADRYRQQLAAHMPRPGWELVTAMADGELVGYIYGFPLAADTRWWDGIQEPVAAGFTEENGRRTFAISELLVCRAWQRRGIARALHDELVKSRSEERATLLVRPDNTVARHAYASWGWGDVARLRPRWKDAPTYLVLTRPIGR, translated from the coding sequence ATGCAGGAAGACTGGCAGCTGCGGCACCACACGGCCGAGGAATCTCGAGAGCTAGTCGGCCAACTCGTCGACGTCTACCTCGATGCCCACGCCGATGACGGGCCGCTGTACAACGCCGATCGATACCGGCAGCAACTCGCCGCGCACATGCCACGACCCGGGTGGGAACTGGTGACAGCGATGGCCGACGGCGAATTGGTGGGATACATCTATGGATTCCCATTAGCAGCGGATACTCGCTGGTGGGACGGCATCCAGGAGCCGGTCGCGGCCGGCTTCACGGAGGAGAACGGCCGGCGCACCTTCGCCATCAGTGAGTTGCTGGTGTGCCGCGCCTGGCAGCGACGCGGCATAGCCCGGGCCTTGCATGACGAGCTAGTAAAGAGCCGTAGCGAGGAACGGGCTACGCTGCTCGTCCGTCCCGACAACACCGTTGCTCGGCATGCCTACGCCTCCTGGGGATGGGGAGACGTTGCACGGCTCAGGCCGCGGTGGAAGGACGCGCCGACGTACCTGGTTCTGACAAGACCCATAGGCAGGTAG
- a CDS encoding AAA family ATPase: MRAGLEVPPAVAAERVITAVLADLRSGDHRGVVVDSPPGAGKSTLVVRAAVELAAAGEPLIIIAQTNEQVDDLIDRLARKAPELRIGRLSAADYKPSERVRGHETVRVAAKVADLGGPGVIIGTAAKWATVSEGSWPWAIVDEAYQMRSDALLRVAGRFERALFVGDPGQLDPFSTVETARWTGLTWDPMQSAVAVLLRHNPELPVHRLPVSWRLPASAAPVVAAAFYPFTGFRAGTSASDRTLSFSHPGRGDAMDQVVNIAAFSGWALYELPARQTIRTDGEAAAACADLALRVLQRGAVAVSEHAPAGAPVTADRIAIGAAHRDQAAAIRVHLGAAGAGITVDTANRLQGREYDVTIVLHPLSGRRDATAFHLESGRLCVLTSRHRHACIVVARAGIGELLDAHPSTESVHLDVPVKFPDGWEANQTILALLAGSATTSLVHQAR; the protein is encoded by the coding sequence ATGCGCGCCGGGTTGGAGGTGCCGCCCGCAGTCGCGGCAGAGCGGGTCATCACGGCTGTGCTGGCTGACCTGCGCTCCGGTGACCATCGCGGCGTGGTGGTCGACTCGCCGCCCGGGGCCGGCAAATCGACCCTGGTGGTGCGTGCCGCCGTGGAGCTGGCCGCCGCCGGCGAGCCGCTGATCATCATCGCGCAGACCAACGAACAGGTCGACGACCTCATCGACCGTCTGGCGCGGAAGGCGCCCGAGCTGCGCATCGGCCGACTCTCGGCCGCCGACTACAAGCCGTCCGAGCGGGTCCGGGGCCACGAGACGGTCCGCGTCGCCGCCAAGGTCGCCGACCTCGGTGGTCCGGGCGTCATCATCGGTACGGCCGCCAAGTGGGCCACGGTCAGCGAGGGCTCCTGGCCGTGGGCGATCGTGGATGAGGCGTACCAGATGCGCTCGGACGCCCTGCTGCGCGTCGCTGGCCGGTTCGAGCGGGCGCTGTTCGTGGGTGATCCTGGTCAGCTGGACCCGTTCTCGACGGTCGAGACCGCGCGCTGGACGGGGCTGACCTGGGACCCGATGCAGTCGGCCGTGGCGGTCCTGCTGCGGCACAACCCGGAGCTGCCGGTGCACCGGCTTCCGGTCTCGTGGCGGCTGCCGGCGTCGGCGGCCCCGGTGGTGGCGGCGGCGTTCTATCCGTTCACCGGGTTCCGCGCCGGTACGTCGGCGTCTGACCGGACGCTGTCGTTCAGCCATCCGGGACGCGGGGACGCGATGGACCAGGTGGTGAACATCGCCGCCTTCAGTGGCTGGGCGCTCTACGAGCTGCCAGCACGGCAGACCATCCGTACCGATGGCGAGGCGGCCGCGGCCTGTGCGGACCTGGCGCTGCGCGTGTTGCAGCGGGGAGCGGTCGCCGTCTCCGAGCACGCACCCGCTGGCGCACCGGTCACGGCAGACCGGATCGCCATCGGGGCCGCGCATCGCGACCAGGCCGCGGCCATTCGCGTGCACCTGGGCGCGGCGGGAGCCGGGATCACCGTGGACACCGCAAACCGGCTCCAGGGGCGGGAGTACGACGTGACGATCGTGCTGCATCCGCTGTCCGGGCGGCGGGACGCGACGGCGTTCCACCTGGAGTCGGGGCGGCTCTGCGTTCTGACGTCGCGGCATCGGCACGCGTGCATCGTGGTGGCCCGGGCGGGCATCGGTGAGCTGCTCGACGCACATCCGTCGACCGAGTCCGTGCACCTCGACGTACCGGTGAAGTTCCCGGACGGCTGGGAGGCGAACCAGACGATCCTGGCGCTACTCGCCGGCTCGGCCACAACAAGCTTGGTGCACCAAGCCAGATGA
- a CDS encoding GYD domain-containing protein translates to MIRATYTTKGIAGLGKEGGTARAEVVRALIENSGGRVESLYFAFGEHDLYVVSEVPDNVTAAALGIAVRAAGGVEARVVPLLTPMEIDAAARMPVTYQAPGQ, encoded by the coding sequence ATGATCCGGGCGACCTACACCACCAAGGGGATCGCCGGGCTGGGCAAGGAGGGTGGCACCGCTCGCGCCGAGGTGGTCCGGGCGCTGATCGAGAACTCCGGTGGTCGGGTGGAGTCGCTGTACTTCGCGTTCGGCGAGCACGACCTGTACGTGGTGAGCGAGGTGCCGGACAATGTGACCGCCGCCGCGCTGGGCATCGCCGTGCGGGCGGCGGGCGGGGTGGAAGCCCGCGTCGTCCCGCTACTGACCCCGATGGAGATCGACGCGGCAGCCAGAATGCCGGTCACCTACCAGGCGCCGGGCCAGTGA
- a CDS encoding HNH endonuclease: protein MSPYDGPATNRVTNGLLLRADLHNLFDRGLIWVDEQFRVRVKAEAAHYARWHGEELHLPARTADRPDAAALRAHRREVAGMR from the coding sequence ATCTCGCCGTACGACGGGCCCGCCACGAACAGGGTGACCAACGGCCTGCTGCTCCGAGCCGACCTGCACAACCTCTTCGACCGCGGCCTGATCTGGGTCGACGAGCAGTTCCGCGTCCGAGTGAAGGCGGAGGCCGCGCACTACGCCCGATGGCACGGCGAAGAACTGCATCTGCCGGCCCGTACGGCGGACCGCCCGGACGCCGCCGCGCTGCGCGCCCACCGCCGCGAAGTGGCCGGAATGCGGTGA
- a CDS encoding GIY-YIG nuclease family protein: MADIPHDDLLVGFSPAQPYTREVAASAPRGLGVHVVFDGDEAIYVGNTTKQPLRDRLRQHLTGNRGSSALHKHVGRWLDERLGREATTVEIADWLGACEVRWRETDDPEGLKDALLQRLRPRFNRQLSGHAGPHSTVPRGTGHWIYPVNERGPQWGEDRSVWEYFTTAEGVVDWRLGSGYHQIAPGDRIWAYATEPIGRLVAGGVIWDAPYQQADGDKPQWRVPIRWDHELTRFLLADEQAVPGVPAMSVRRVRGMREEEVERLTDALDGRRALEPQGLPEGRRRRLAEITARQGQPDFRRRLLEAYGGRCAITGCDTEAAL; encoded by the coding sequence ATGGCCGACATCCCCCACGATGATCTGCTCGTCGGTTTCAGCCCCGCCCAGCCCTACACCAGAGAAGTTGCCGCCAGCGCACCCCGAGGGCTCGGCGTGCACGTCGTGTTCGACGGTGACGAGGCCATCTATGTCGGCAACACCACCAAGCAGCCGCTACGCGACCGGTTGCGCCAGCACCTGACCGGCAATCGGGGCTCGTCGGCGCTGCACAAGCACGTCGGTCGGTGGCTCGACGAGCGGCTTGGGCGGGAGGCGACGACTGTCGAGATCGCCGACTGGCTGGGCGCGTGCGAGGTCCGGTGGCGGGAAACCGACGACCCTGAAGGGCTGAAGGACGCCCTGCTCCAGCGGCTGCGACCCCGATTCAACCGGCAGCTCTCCGGGCACGCCGGACCCCACAGCACCGTGCCCCGCGGCACGGGCCACTGGATCTACCCGGTCAACGAGCGCGGCCCGCAGTGGGGCGAAGACCGCAGTGTTTGGGAGTACTTCACCACGGCGGAGGGGGTGGTCGACTGGCGGCTCGGTTCCGGGTACCACCAGATCGCACCCGGCGACCGGATCTGGGCGTACGCCACCGAACCCATCGGCCGGCTCGTCGCCGGTGGGGTGATCTGGGACGCGCCCTACCAGCAGGCCGACGGGGACAAGCCGCAGTGGCGAGTGCCCATCCGTTGGGACCACGAGCTCACCCGATTCCTCCTGGCCGACGAGCAGGCCGTGCCCGGTGTGCCGGCGATGTCCGTCCGCCGGGTGCGCGGCATGCGGGAGGAGGAAGTCGAGCGCCTCACCGACGCGCTGGACGGCCGCCGCGCACTGGAGCCGCAAGGGCTGCCAGAGGGGCGTCGCCGGCGGCTCGCGGAGATCACCGCCCGCCAGGGCCAGCCCGACTTCCGCCGCCGACTCCTTGAGGCGTACGGGGGACGGTGCGCGATCACCGGCTGCGACACCGAGGCTGCCCTATAG
- a CDS encoding DNA cytosine methyltransferase, producing MPARAVRISAVDLFCGVGGLSHGLQDAGIHVAAGVDLDRTCDYPYRRNVRAPFHRRDVRDLTVEELSAMWPAGAVRVLAGCAPCQPFSSYRRGVDTSNEAQWPLVDEVRRLVEGTMPEIVTMENVPRIGGTRIFRDFVEQLREYGYHVDFGSCYCPAYGVPQHRRRLVLVASLLGDIAVPKGPVAPGEYTTVRQAIGSLPPIGHGETHSADPLHKSRTLTPLNLERIKRSSPGGSWDEWPEELRAPCHRKASGATFRNVYARMTWDEPSPTITTLSYSFGAGRFGHPEQDRAMTLREAAILQSFPEDYEFVPPGEPAQFAPLGRLIGNAVPPLLAKAVGAAIVEHVAAVKGVVRKVARATALPV from the coding sequence ATGCCCGCCCGAGCTGTCAGGATCTCCGCCGTCGACCTCTTCTGTGGCGTTGGTGGGCTCTCGCACGGGTTACAGGATGCAGGCATCCACGTTGCTGCCGGCGTAGACCTCGACCGGACGTGTGACTATCCGTACCGGCGGAACGTTCGGGCGCCGTTCCATCGACGAGACGTCCGTGACCTCACCGTCGAGGAACTCTCGGCCATGTGGCCCGCCGGCGCCGTCCGCGTCCTCGCTGGATGCGCGCCGTGTCAGCCGTTCTCGTCGTATCGGCGCGGCGTCGACACGTCGAACGAGGCCCAGTGGCCCCTCGTAGACGAGGTTCGCAGGCTGGTCGAAGGCACGATGCCGGAGATCGTGACCATGGAGAACGTCCCTCGGATCGGCGGCACGCGGATCTTCAGAGACTTCGTCGAGCAACTGCGCGAGTACGGGTACCACGTGGACTTCGGGTCCTGCTACTGCCCGGCCTACGGGGTGCCGCAACACCGCCGACGTCTGGTCCTGGTCGCCTCGTTGCTCGGTGACATCGCCGTGCCCAAGGGCCCCGTAGCCCCCGGCGAGTACACCACCGTCCGTCAGGCGATCGGCAGCCTGCCGCCGATCGGCCACGGCGAGACCCACTCCGCGGACCCCCTTCACAAGAGCCGCACGCTGACACCGCTGAACCTCGAGCGAATCAAGCGGTCCAGCCCTGGCGGAAGTTGGGACGAGTGGCCGGAAGAACTACGCGCTCCGTGTCACCGCAAGGCGTCAGGTGCAACGTTCCGGAACGTGTATGCCCGCATGACGTGGGACGAGCCATCGCCCACCATCACCACCTTGTCGTACAGCTTCGGCGCTGGACGGTTCGGGCACCCCGAACAGGACCGGGCGATGACCCTCAGGGAGGCTGCCATCTTGCAGAGCTTTCCCGAGGACTACGAATTCGTCCCACCGGGCGAGCCGGCACAGTTCGCGCCACTCGGGCGTCTCATCGGAAATGCGGTGCCACCACTGCTTGCAAAGGCAGTAGGCGCGGCGATCGTGGAACATGTCGCAGCGGTGAAGGGTGTAGTGCGCAAGGTTGCGCGTGCCACGGCCCTGCCGGTGTAG
- a CDS encoding HNH endonuclease, producing the protein MPTIGDYLELSAGQAVSQWRAILQRTPRPGARQEDFTPVETLLCLAASLVFNHRRYRGSTAHLAEEPIPTLARLFRRPNGSLIAKMGNLDGGLAHGARYEVYVASALLSDPGRLEAIYRLILQAGREAGIGPDELPDFLGLEGGDELHLLGQEELTHSDLEMAVQEKVAAWSRKAPDLPERLTERLLMASVRVGQHRFARDVLDNHGHRCAFCGLGVKTRGRVAQRMLVASHIKPWRVSTSAERLDPQNGVAACPTHDVAFDTGLLAVDHELRVHVRPDVQEAVQADPAARSSFGSPPLSRRLLLPQGATAPGARYLDWHYANVYRRP; encoded by the coding sequence ATGCCAACCATCGGTGACTACCTCGAATTGAGTGCCGGGCAAGCCGTGAGCCAGTGGAGAGCCATCCTCCAACGAACTCCCAGGCCTGGTGCAAGGCAAGAGGACTTCACCCCCGTCGAGACCCTCCTGTGCCTCGCGGCCAGTCTCGTCTTCAACCATCGTCGGTACCGCGGATCGACCGCCCACCTCGCCGAAGAACCCATTCCTACACTCGCCCGGCTGTTCAGGCGCCCGAACGGAAGCTTGATAGCCAAGATGGGGAACCTCGACGGTGGTCTGGCCCACGGGGCTCGGTACGAGGTCTACGTCGCATCGGCCCTCCTCTCCGACCCGGGCCGGTTGGAAGCGATCTACCGACTCATCCTGCAAGCGGGCCGCGAGGCAGGGATCGGGCCGGACGAGCTGCCCGACTTCCTCGGCTTGGAGGGCGGTGACGAGCTGCACCTCCTCGGGCAGGAAGAGCTGACCCACTCGGACCTGGAGATGGCGGTTCAAGAGAAGGTCGCCGCCTGGTCGCGCAAGGCACCGGACCTACCTGAGCGATTGACCGAACGACTTCTCATGGCTTCGGTGCGGGTCGGGCAGCATCGGTTTGCGCGTGACGTCCTCGACAACCATGGACACCGTTGCGCCTTCTGTGGTCTGGGTGTCAAGACGAGGGGCCGTGTGGCGCAGCGCATGCTCGTGGCCAGCCACATCAAGCCGTGGCGAGTGAGTACCTCCGCTGAGAGGCTCGACCCGCAGAATGGGGTTGCTGCCTGTCCCACACACGACGTCGCCTTCGACACCGGGCTCCTGGCGGTCGACCACGAGCTGCGGGTACATGTTCGTCCAGACGTACAGGAGGCGGTCCAAGCAGATCCCGCGGCGCGATCGTCGTTCGGGAGCCCACCGCTGTCACGCCGATTGCTGTTACCGCAGGGAGCCACGGCACCTGGAGCGAGGTACCTGGACTGGCACTACGCCAACGTCTACCGGCGGCCGTGA
- a CDS encoding UvrD-helicase domain-containing protein, translated as MPTIIMGKLASKIDGSIRGKAMAFLQKLGVDDTTAGLHVEPINDCADPRVRTGRVDDFWRAVMFRLDGDGETHYVIHGIWPHDDAIAVARRVRLKVNPINGLPQIDEITPSTVIVPVATPAMEQPAKPLFVRLGHSPVDLVDTLGLPEGIVEQAMAAADEDAVLDLAQRHEGWIGTILVDLAAGDTVEAIVARMQLEKTSPSGDADADVLQSLKRPAAKLQYAFIDDQDELRRVIEEGDFGAWRIFLHPEQRRYVDRSYNGPFRLSGGAGTGKTVVLIHRARALARRNPDARIVLTTFTTNLAEALGEGLIQLDPRVRQAKALGQSGVHVAGVDALAAAVLRGAGSSLTGAMREVLGEERSAPLARTVGTRWREIVESTGTTLSHELANETFLSTEYAHIVLPNKIHDEAGYLRVRRPGRSVALDRAKRSAVWALIAAYRAQSRIDGSLDFTEAAAVAAAYLAKQTDRPADHVLVDEGQDLSPTHWLLLRALAGEHPDDLFIAEDSHQRIYGTRVILGRYGVAIVGRSQRLTLNYRTTAQNLHYAMSILDGGQYVDLEDEGETTGYRSARSGPAPAIESVDSLTGELRAIVRHVRAWLDDGDAPETVAVLVPDRFHRDRVVTALTEEGLPARAVDRDRPQAKRVPVMTMHRAKGTEFSKVVLVIGNPSPAELARIESLDPSERADAQLRARSLRYVAATRARDQLVVVSRR; from the coding sequence ATGCCGACGATCATCATGGGCAAGCTCGCCAGCAAGATCGACGGCTCGATCCGTGGCAAGGCGATGGCGTTCCTGCAGAAGCTCGGTGTCGACGACACGACGGCGGGTCTGCACGTCGAACCGATCAACGACTGCGCCGACCCCCGCGTGCGAACCGGTCGCGTCGACGACTTCTGGCGAGCGGTCATGTTCCGCCTCGACGGCGACGGCGAGACCCACTACGTCATCCACGGCATCTGGCCACACGACGACGCGATCGCCGTCGCCCGACGCGTACGGCTGAAGGTCAACCCGATCAACGGCCTACCGCAGATCGACGAGATCACTCCGTCGACCGTGATCGTGCCCGTCGCCACGCCGGCGATGGAGCAGCCCGCGAAACCGCTGTTCGTCCGCCTCGGGCACAGTCCCGTCGACCTCGTCGACACCCTCGGCCTGCCCGAAGGCATCGTCGAACAGGCGATGGCCGCCGCCGACGAGGATGCCGTGCTCGATCTCGCCCAACGTCACGAAGGGTGGATCGGCACGATCCTCGTCGACCTCGCCGCCGGTGACACCGTCGAAGCGATCGTCGCGCGCATGCAGCTCGAGAAGACCTCCCCGTCGGGCGACGCCGACGCCGACGTCCTGCAGTCTCTCAAACGGCCCGCCGCTAAGCTGCAGTACGCGTTCATCGACGACCAGGACGAGCTTCGCAGGGTCATCGAGGAGGGCGACTTCGGCGCGTGGCGGATCTTTCTGCACCCTGAGCAGCGTCGCTACGTCGACCGCAGCTACAACGGCCCCTTCCGCCTCTCCGGCGGGGCCGGCACCGGTAAGACGGTGGTGCTCATCCATCGCGCCCGCGCTCTCGCGCGCCGTAACCCAGATGCGCGCATCGTCCTGACGACCTTCACCACGAACCTCGCCGAAGCTCTCGGCGAAGGTCTCATCCAGCTCGACCCGCGCGTGCGCCAAGCCAAGGCGCTCGGCCAGTCCGGTGTCCACGTGGCCGGCGTGGACGCCCTTGCCGCGGCGGTGCTGCGCGGTGCCGGCAGCAGCCTCACCGGAGCGATGCGCGAGGTCCTCGGCGAGGAGCGCTCCGCGCCCCTGGCTCGCACGGTGGGAACCCGGTGGCGCGAGATCGTCGAGTCGACCGGCACCACCTTGTCGCACGAGCTCGCCAACGAGACGTTCCTATCCACCGAGTACGCCCACATCGTGCTGCCCAACAAGATCCACGACGAGGCCGGCTACCTGCGGGTCCGCCGCCCCGGACGCAGCGTCGCCCTCGACCGCGCCAAGCGCTCGGCCGTCTGGGCGCTGATCGCCGCGTACCGTGCCCAGAGCCGCATCGACGGCAGCCTCGACTTCACCGAGGCGGCCGCCGTCGCCGCCGCATACCTGGCGAAGCAGACTGACCGGCCCGCCGACCACGTGCTCGTCGACGAGGGCCAAGACCTCTCCCCCACTCACTGGCTGCTGCTGCGCGCCCTCGCCGGCGAACACCCCGACGACCTGTTCATCGCCGAGGACTCCCACCAGCGCATCTACGGCACACGGGTCATTCTCGGCCGGTACGGCGTCGCCATCGTGGGTCGTTCCCAGCGGCTCACCCTCAACTACCGCACCACCGCCCAGAACCTGCACTACGCGATGAGCATCCTCGACGGCGGGCAGTACGTCGACCTCGAGGACGAAGGCGAGACGACGGGCTACCGTTCCGCTCGCTCGGGGCCCGCCCCTGCCATCGAGTCGGTCGACTCGCTCACCGGCGAGCTGCGGGCCATCGTCCGCCACGTCCGTGCCTGGCTCGACGACGGAGACGCCCCCGAGACCGTGGCGGTCCTGGTACCGGACCGGTTCCACCGGGACCGCGTGGTCACCGCCCTCACCGAGGAGGGCCTCCCTGCCCGCGCCGTCGATCGCGACCGACCCCAAGCCAAGAGGGTGCCGGTCATGACCATGCACCGCGCGAAGGGTACGGAGTTCTCCAAGGTCGTCCTCGTGATTGGCAATCCGTCGCCCGCTGAATTGGCGCGTATCGAGTCGTTGGATCCGTCCGAACGGGCGGATGCACAACTGCGGGCCCGATCCCTGAGGTACGTGGCAGCCACCCGCGCCCGAGACCAACTTGTGGTGGTGAGCCGAAGGTGA